The region GAGAGTCTAGAGAGAGAAGCTCCAAGAAGCTCAGTTGTTTTGTACATGCAAAAGAAAGAACATAAACAGagtgagaaaaagaaagaaaatcagAGAGATAGAAAGATCAGATTATCAATCAAAGACTGTGATTCGAAATCTGAAGCAAATACTGTGTAATACCTTGTGATTAGTGAATACTCAAGCACTCTGAGTCTGAGGTAGCTTGACGGAGACGTAGCCCATCGTTCTGGGGTGAACTCCGAGATCAATTTCTGGTGTTTTGGCTCTCACTCTCTGTTTGTTTCTCTTAAACTCTAGCCCTAATTTTTGTTATTCTTGTGTGTGTGTGCCCGTGTTCTTGAGGTAAAGGGGTTTTATTGTTTTGAAAGTCTGAGTTAAAAACTCAGTGTTTGTTCTGCTTGTGAAATTGTTATTGGGCTGGACTGGGCCTTAAACATTTTTGGTTTTTTCAATTTTGCCATTTTTCATGGACGTATGAattaattgcaaaaataccataaacaTTATTTGTGTATTAATTTGTATCTTGGAGTTGGAAGCTGCAGATTCCCAACATTAATCATTGGTTTTGTATTCTTCCCTGATTGTTCTCGGGTTATTCTTGCAACATATTCCAACCTAGGACTTGTTATGTCTTTCAAGTGATCGCCAAGTGTGCTTAGactatattattaaaaaaaaaaaaccagttgACTAATTATCTCAATTTGTAACTAAGTCTATAAATAAGTAGGGAAAAGCATAAGTAAaattaaataaagttttcatttttCACAACACTTGTGAAAAGCAAAAAAGCAAATCACATTTACACAAGCTAACATATGTTGACATGAGTCGCCAAATTTCCCATAATGATATTACAACTAATACATCAACTTGGTAATAAAACACCAGTAAcagtaaaaaaattatataaaaaaaacaaatacataTACATGATCTTATGTGAGTCAAGCTTTCAATTTTTTAAATTCCACACTAGAACAGTTTCTTTACAAGcaacaaccaccaccaccaccaggaGGTGCTTGATGATCCTGTTTATGCTTTATTATGTTTCTCTTTACTGCATTAGAACCTTCTTCCAATAGACTAGGCACCTCCATTATCTGTTTCAAGTAATCCAAACAAATAAACTTGTCATAAATCAGAAAATTTATCGTCATTGAACTATTATTGATGTGTAGAAAGAAATGCAAGGCATTCTAGGATTACTATTCAAGATTACCTTTAATGCAAGCTCTTCGAAGCATTGCTCGACGTTTTCTCTGGTTTTAGCACTACACTCAAGAAACATAGATCCAAGCTCTTTGGCTAGAGCTATTCCTTCATCTCTACTTACAGCTCTATCAGATTCCTGACATGACACAAAGTTTTAGTCAACAACCCAACTCTTCTTTTGTATGATAATAATGCATGTAATGGGTGTACGGCAGAATAACTTTTCACCATAGCTTTTTAATAATTCTTTGAAAAATCACTTTCTAGACATACTCGACGTTATATAAAAAATTCTTGATACTTTATCTGGaaatcattttgcaaaaaattattaaaaaaaagatatttatgGCATCAAAGAAAGATATCTATCTTCACCGATTACTCTTAGTTTAACCATTTTTTTGGTTCACTTTCGGGGACAGGATTTTTCAGCATAATACATTATGAGTTGCAATAATAAAAGCTTACTCTATCAACTTTGTTTCCAACAAGTATTTTGACACAGTCCTGATTAGTTAAGTACAGCTCCACTTCTTTAGCCCATACATCTGATAAGTTTGTGAATGTTTCTCGCCGAGTCACATCATATACTACAACGAAAGCCAAAAAAATATTAGTCTATGTTTTACGCCAATGGATGTCTTGAGCAAAAGGGTTTGACAAAAAAGTAAAGGCAAGTAAGCATGTAGTGAAACAATCACAATTCTAGAGATAAGATAACATTTATTCTAATTGAGGAGATTATATAAATAAGATTTAGGAAATGGTCTCTTCCCAATCTAGAAGATCTTAAGTAAGAATCATTGATATTCATGTATTTCTCTGGATTCAGATCTAATacattgttttttaaaataattgaaCATGGGAATGGCAACTAAGCTAATGACAGTGTCAAATCACATACTGTATTCTAGCATATGAAAGATAAGCCAACTATGTTTGTGTTTCACTCAGCACTCAACAGAACATGATAGTcacttcattttctttttctttcaaaaagtCAGCACTTACAAAAGGACTAGAATAATAACaagaataaaaaattatattaataatattattaatgtttatttttcagTACTTGATTTCAGAAGTGTATGATGTAAAGATATCATAGTGTACCTAGAATGATCCCCTGAGCTCCTCTGTAATATGAACTTGTTAATGTTCTGAACCTCTCCTGTCCAGCTGCAATATACAATATCTTTACTCATTATGGCAAACACGTCTCTTTAAAAATCCCATTTTAATATACAATTCAAGAAGGGAAAACACATAATAAAATCACAATAAGGATTAGATGGTTGCATAGCTTTACCTATGTCATGATGACCACTTAGTGCTATAGTGCAAGTTCAGCACTGGGGTTTATGATGTAACAGTGTAAAAAAGTTTTCTTATAATTATTAAGAAGATTAAAAAAGCAAGTGAGCAGCTAATTTTTAATGCAAATTtccattttttttagtttaattgatAATTTGAGCAAATTAGATTACCAGTGTCCCAAATTGTCAGTTTCAACCTCTTCCCATCTACTGTGAGCAGCTTGATCTTAAAATCAACTCCTACAAATAGAAAAATACCAACAAAAAAAAAGTTAGAAAAACAATTAGTTACTAATATACACAAATCAATGTTTAAGGATTCTAtaattgagaaaaatatataCCTAGTAAAGAATCTTATAATAGATCCAACATGACTAGCCCAAAATAGTATCTTATAAGTTACTGCTTATATATTGCCAAATCTCATTGATTTTGTAGAAACCGACAAAAGTAAAGCTTAAAACTCCAATCAAGAGACAACCCATTACAGCATTAAAGGTTAAGAAAAAGTTTCCTCTTAACATTTTCCCAAGAAACCAGAAGGGAAAGTTAAGTTAAaccgaaagaagaaaaaaaaacacacatatatccaTATGTTTATAGGTAAATACCAATGGTGGGAGCTAGATTATCTGGTGAGTTGGAGATGAAGCTAACAAGAAGGCTGCTTTTGCCAACCCCAGAATCTCCGATCAACAAGATCTTAAACGACAGATCGTAGCTATGGCTCTGACCTGAAGAAgaacccataatttttttttattttcggaTTGATGAACTAAAAATCTTTTCTTTCTCTATCTCTGACTATCGTGATGAGTAATCCTTTTCTGTATATGGGCTTCTCTCGCTATCTCTAAAAAGTATATAAGCGTGGAGGAGAGAGAGGAAGACGAAGAGGGAGAAAGAGGAGAGATACTATAACTAGTGCCACCAAAAGGGACAAGGCATTTAATCTATATTTTAGTGAGAGAAAGAGTAGGaggggagagaaagagagagaagcaAGCTAAAGAAAAAACGGCTACTTTGAATGAAAACCAACAACAACAGCTGACAACAAACGTATTTATTCTTTCCTTTTACTTTGCTTTTATACGATGCCGTTTCGAAAAGGAACCACTTCTCTCTCTGTCCCACATCGAAGGACGTGAATTGATTCTTTGTTAAACAATATTAACCTCTCACTTTGCTTAAGTGCTTTAGTAATTaaagtaattaattatttattatttttttcttccaaaaagAATGTTTAATTAACTTCATGATGCAATAT is a window of Humulus lupulus chromosome 4, drHumLupu1.1, whole genome shotgun sequence DNA encoding:
- the LOC133831192 gene encoding ras-related protein RABC2a-like, producing the protein MGSSSGQSHSYDLSFKILLIGDSGVGKSSLLVSFISNSPDNLAPTIGVDFKIKLLTVDGKRLKLTIWDTAGQERFRTLTSSYYRGAQGIILVYDVTRRETFTNLSDVWAKEVELYLTNQDCVKILVGNKVDRESDRAVSRDEGIALAKELGSMFLECSAKTRENVEQCFEELALKIMEVPSLLEEGSNAVKRNIIKHKQDHQAPPGGGGGCCL